The proteins below come from a single Vidua chalybeata isolate OUT-0048 chromosome 1, bVidCha1 merged haplotype, whole genome shotgun sequence genomic window:
- the PARP10 gene encoding protein mono-ADP-ribosyltransferase PARP10 isoform X2 has protein sequence MAPCHSPRRSRAPLPSAGRFPRPLARIWGQLRVPASRVGPVVPVYRRHPRRFFRTPPPLPRSVPCPPVTRGAGHARRPATCPPVTRGAHVSRVRPQAPPCGPATRPPRPAWGPSRVPTPVPPPALPLPVLTPFRFRFLAGAEPCSLRMAGGVLEVQGVPPEAPEELLVLYFESRRRSGGGPVQSCQRLGPLLFLTFEDPQDAQNVLAHGSHRLGGAELGVRPAPPWDPSHLLLRDLEPRTPSEHLDLPLETLLGVPPRTVTLCQVSAPGWRLLRLQDPLTPPELAAAEQRARQRGLALLRAPRSPAVLVRAAGPAPSRDLLELYFENRRSGGGRVRDVRTLPGGRGAVVTFQEPAAAERVLQRPHRLQDVVLELVPHFPFLELLEASTDTALDAVPAPDGAPPPDVEPLLVRDPLVDTDCPPDTEASSDPSAAHTNTPPDAAPAAPTSPPGPGQPSAAFPSRDKDTEGFRAVPSQAQPPRPVSVVVPEPTAAALAQDEALVPAEPGAVRYLQQHYQDMLSSVSDVSLLPLEGGDVSGFRVSGEPGRCQAVADFLQSLLDSVASHSTTLRFPGVARFLWDLAGQSLLQQLESRFQCVIQLDGEPWSPPDPQLELDELLPAVSHREPRAQSWHQDLPEGSTASADGDGGGDGFHPSAAPAEEIKKVLSALRPSDADERGSPELWPGTVPGNERDHNAAFICAAGGEGAGELLSGTGAEDEEVQMALAIQYSMDRAWCEQEELERATALSLRSYSREQEQEQAEEDARLLAALEASLEEALLAADAAWVTVFCSFERDASSVTRELERALAGLLRTRDVASERLRALPAAGRCALALLRCRHAVQLSLRGDTATLRGFAEYTAPAAQDLASLLHHLPPPGHGATAATTAAATAATTAATAAAAAAHWVRWDPSGTAVPYAPETAALLEQAWLRQERRLDLVLDGRPFTVDLERMEEFDIGSARAAPVCRSQPPLDSTFFLLGPELAGLEEEVRLMALPEDSEEFADTVRQFCATLEELRGQISVVQVQKLIHPVLYKQYQLKKGSVKRACAAGTAVERVLFHGTTKASSCEICLHGFNRSFCGKNATLYGRGVYFAARAAISARDRYSPPCADGTKFVFMAKVLTGEFAAGRPGLGAPPLREGRGVPQRYHSVVDDPRQPDIFVIFNDTQAYPQYLITCRSRHGGPL, from the exons ATGGCGCCGTGTCATTCTCCGCGACGGTCCCGCGCACCGCTGCCGTCCGCGGGGCGCTTTCCGCGTCCCCTCGCCCGCATCTGGGGTCAGCTCCGCGTCCCCGCGTCACGCGTGGGGCCAGTCGTCCCCGTGTACCGCCGCCACCCGAGGCGCTTTTTCCGCACCCCACCGCCACTTCCGCGGTCAGTTCCGTGTCCCCCGGTCACTCGTGGGGCCGGTCACGCACGGCGGCCAGCCACTTGTCCCCCTGTCACCCGTGGGGCACACGTGTCCCGCGTGCGGCCCCAGGCCCCACCCTGCGGGCCGGCCACGCGTCCCCCCCGTCCCGCGTGGGGCCCGTCCCGTGTCCCCACCCCGGTCCCGCCCCCCGCCCTTCCCCTTCCCGTTTTGACCCCGTTTCGGTTTCGGTTCTTGGCCGGGGCGGAGCCTTGCAGCCTCCG GATGGCAGGGGGGGTGCTGGAGGTGCAGGGGGTGCCCCCCGAGGCCCccgaggagctgctggtgctgtacTTCGAGAGCCGGCGGCGCTCGGGCGGGGGGCCCGTGCAGAGCTGCCAGCGCCTTGgccccctcctcttcctcaccttcGAGGACCCCCAGG ACGCTCAGAACGTGTTGGCCCACGGCAGCCACAGGCTTGGGGGGGCCGAGCTGGGGGTGCGCCCGGCccccccctgggaccccagcCACCTGCTGCTGCGCGATCTGGAGCCCAGGACCCCCTCAGAGCACCTGGACCTACCCCTGGAGACCCTCCTGGGGGTCCCCCCCCGCACTGTGACCCTGTGCCAGGTCTCTGCGCCCGGCTGGAGATTGCTGCGCCTGCAGGACCCCCTCACCCCCCCAG AGCTGGCGGCGGCGGAGCAGCGGGCGCGGCAGCGGGGGCTGGCGCTGCTGCGGGCGCCGCGGAGCCCCGCGGTGCTGGTGCGGGCAGCAGGGCCGGCGCCGAGCCGGGACCTGCTCGAGCTCTACTTCGAGAACCGGcgcagcggcggcggccgcgtgAGGGACGTGCGGACACTgccgggcgggcgcggggccgtCGTCACCTTCCAGGAGCCAGCAG CCGCAGAGCGGGTGCTGCAGAGGCCACACCGGCTGCAGGACGTGGTGCTGGAGCTCGTCCCCCACTTCcccttcctggagctgctggaggcgAGCACGGACACGGCCCTGGACGCTGTCCCCGCTCCGGACGGGGCCCCTCCTCCTGACGTGGAGCCCCTGCTGGTCAGGGACCCCTTGGTGGACACAGATTGCCCGCCGGACACAGAGGCGTCCTCAGACCCCTCCGCGGCACACACGAACACCCCACCGGACGCAGCGCCGGCAGCGCCAACATCGCCCCCGGGGCCAGGGCAGCCTTCAGCCGCCTTCCCCAGCAGGGACAAGGACACAGAGGGGTTCAGGGCCGTGCCCAGCCAGGCCCAGCCCCCGAGGCCCGTGTCGGTGGTGGTCCCGGAGCCGAcggcggcggcgctggcgcAGGACGAGGCGCTGGTGCCAGCGGAGCCGGGAGCTGTGCGGTACCTGCAGCAGCACTACCAGGACATGCTCAGCAGCGTCTCCGAcgtgtccctgctgccactggaGGGAGGGGACGTCTCTGGGTTCCGG GTGAGTGGGGAGCCGGGCCGGTGCCAGGCCGTGGCGGATTtcctgcagagcctgctggACTCTGTGGCCTCGCACTCCACAACCCTGCGCTTCCCCGGCGTTGCCCGCTTCCTGTGGGACCTGGCCGGGCAgagcctcctccagcagctggagagccGCTTCCAGTGCGTCATCCAGCTGGACGGTGAACCCTGGAGCCCTCCAGATCCCCAG ctggagctggacgAGCTGCTGCCCGCCGTCAGCCACCGGGAGCCCCGGGCACAGTCCTGGCACCAGGACCTGCCTGAGGGCAGCACTGCGTCTGCTGATGGCGATGGTGGTGGCGACGGCTTTCATCCCAGCGCAG ctcctgcagaggagATCAAGAAGGTGCTGTCAGCACTGCGCCCGAGCGACGCCGACGAGCGTGGGAGCCCCGAGCTGTGGCCCGGCACCGTCCCCGGCAACGAGCGGGACCACAACGCTGCCTTCATCTGCGCAGCCGGTGGGGAGGGTGCCGGGGAGCTGCTGTCGGGCACCGGGGCGGAGGACGAGGAGGTGCAGATGGCTCTGGCCATCCAGTACTCCATGGACCGCGCGTGGTGcgagcaggaggagctggagcgtGCCACCGCCCTGTCCCTGCGCTCCTACAGccgggagcaggagcaggagcaggccGAGGAGGACGCCAGGCTCCTGGCCGCGCTGGAGGCCTCGCTGGAGGAGGCGCTGCTGGCGGCCGACGCGGCGTGGGTGACGGTGTTCTGCTCCTTTGAGCGGGACGCGTCGTCGGTGACGCGGGAGCTGGAGCGGGCGCTGGCGGGGCTCCTGCGGACGCGGGACGTGGCGAGCGAGCGGCTGCGGGCGCTGCCGGCCGCCGGCCGCTGCGCGCTGGCCCTGCTGCGGTGCCGGCACGCCGTGCAGCTCAGCCTGCGCGGCGACACCGCCACGCTGCGCGGCTTCGCCGAGTACACGGCGCCTGCCGCCCAAGACCTCGCCTCGCTGCTCCACCACCTGCCGCCGCCGGGGCACGGTGCCACcgctgccaccactgctgctgccactgctgccaccactgctgccactgccgccgctgccgccgcgcATTGGGTGCGCTGGGACCCCTCTGGCACCGCTGTCCCCTACGCCCCCGAGACAGCggcactgctggagcaggcCTGGCTGCGCCAGGAGCGCCGGCTGGATCTGGTGCTGGATGGGCGGCCCTTCACCGTGGATTTGGAGCGCATGGAGGAGTTCGACATcggcagcgcccgcgccgcgcccgTCTGCCGCAGCCAGCCGCCGCTGGACAGCACCTTCTTCCTGCTCG GGCCAGAGCTGgcggggctggaggaggaggtgcGGCTGATGGCGCTGCCTGAGGACTCGGAGGAGTTCGCCGACACGGTGCGGCAGTTCTGCGCGACTCTGGAGGAGCTGCGCGGCCAGATCAGCGTCGtgcag GTGCAGAAGCTGATCCATCCGGTGCTGTACAAGCAGTACCAGCTGAAGAAGGGCAGCGTGAAGCGTGCCTGCGCCGCCGGCACCGCCGTGGAGCGCGTCCTCTTCCACGGCACCACCAAGGCCTCCAGCTGCGAGATCTGCCTGCACGGCTTCAACCGCAGCTTCTGCGGGAAGAACG CCACGCTCTACGGCCGCGGCGTGTACTTCGCGGCGCGCGCGGCCATCTCGGCGCGGGACCGCTACTCGCCCCCCTGCGCCGACGGCACCAAGTTCGTCTTCATGGCCAAGGTGCTGACCGGGGAGTTCGCGGCCGggcggccggggctgggggcacccCCTCTCCGAGAGGGCCGCGGCGTCCCCCAGCGCTACCACAGCGTGGTGGACGACCCCCGGCAGCCCGACATCTTCGTCATCTTCAACGACACCCAGGCCTACCCCCAGTACCTCATCACCTGCCGCAGCCGCCACGGGGGCCCCCTCTGA
- the PARP10 gene encoding protein mono-ADP-ribosyltransferase PARP10 isoform X1, with protein sequence MAPCHSPRRSRAPLPSAGRFPRPLARIWGQLRVPASRVGPVVPVYRRHPRRFFRTPPPLPRSVPCPPVTRGAGHARRPATCPPVTRGAHVSRVRPQAPPCGPATRPPRPAWGPSRVPTPVPPPALPLPVLTPFRFRFLAGAEPCSLRMAGGVLEVQGVPPEAPEELLVLYFESRRRSGGGPVQSCQRLGPLLFLTFEDPQDAQNVLAHGSHRLGGAELGVRPAPPWDPSHLLLRDLEPRTPSEHLDLPLETLLGVPPRTVTLCQVSAPGWRLLRLQDPLTPPELAAAEQRARQRGLALLRAPRSPAVLVRAAGPAPSRDLLELYFENRRSGGGRVRDVRTLPGGRGAVVTFQEPAAAERVLQRPHRLQDVVLELVPHFPFLELLEASTDTALDAVPAPDGAPPPDVEPLLVRDPLVDTDCPPDTEASSDPSAAHTNTPPDAAPAAPTSPPGPGQPSAAFPSRDKDTEGFRAVPSQAQPPRPVSVVVPEPTAAALAQDEALVPAEPGAVRYLQQHYQDMLSSVSDVSLLPLEGGDVSGFRVSGEPGRCQAVADFLQSLLDSVASHSTTLRFPGVARFLWDLAGQSLLQQLESRFQCVIQLDGEPWSPPDPQLELDELLPAVSHREPRAQSWHQDLPEGSTASADGDGGGDGFHPSAAPAEEIKKVLSALRPSDADERGSPELWPGTVPGNERDHNAAFICAAGGEGAGELLSGTGAEDEEVQMALAIQYSMDRAWCEQEELERATALSLRSYSREQEQEQAEEDARLLAALEASLEEALLAADAAWVTVFCSFERDASSVTRELERALAGLLRTRDVASERLRALPAAGRCALALLRCRHAVQLSLRGDTATLRGFAEYTAPAAQDLASLLHHLPPPGHGATAATTAAATAATTAATAAAAAAHWVRWDPSGTAVPYAPETAALLEQAWLRQERRLDLVLDGRPFTVDLERMEEFDIGSARAAPVCRSQPPLDSTFFLLGPELAGLEEEVRLMALPEDSEEFADTVRQFCATLEELRGQISVVQQVQKLIHPVLYKQYQLKKGSVKRACAAGTAVERVLFHGTTKASSCEICLHGFNRSFCGKNATLYGRGVYFAARAAISARDRYSPPCADGTKFVFMAKVLTGEFAAGRPGLGAPPLREGRGVPQRYHSVVDDPRQPDIFVIFNDTQAYPQYLITCRSRHGGPL encoded by the exons ATGGCGCCGTGTCATTCTCCGCGACGGTCCCGCGCACCGCTGCCGTCCGCGGGGCGCTTTCCGCGTCCCCTCGCCCGCATCTGGGGTCAGCTCCGCGTCCCCGCGTCACGCGTGGGGCCAGTCGTCCCCGTGTACCGCCGCCACCCGAGGCGCTTTTTCCGCACCCCACCGCCACTTCCGCGGTCAGTTCCGTGTCCCCCGGTCACTCGTGGGGCCGGTCACGCACGGCGGCCAGCCACTTGTCCCCCTGTCACCCGTGGGGCACACGTGTCCCGCGTGCGGCCCCAGGCCCCACCCTGCGGGCCGGCCACGCGTCCCCCCCGTCCCGCGTGGGGCCCGTCCCGTGTCCCCACCCCGGTCCCGCCCCCCGCCCTTCCCCTTCCCGTTTTGACCCCGTTTCGGTTTCGGTTCTTGGCCGGGGCGGAGCCTTGCAGCCTCCG GATGGCAGGGGGGGTGCTGGAGGTGCAGGGGGTGCCCCCCGAGGCCCccgaggagctgctggtgctgtacTTCGAGAGCCGGCGGCGCTCGGGCGGGGGGCCCGTGCAGAGCTGCCAGCGCCTTGgccccctcctcttcctcaccttcGAGGACCCCCAGG ACGCTCAGAACGTGTTGGCCCACGGCAGCCACAGGCTTGGGGGGGCCGAGCTGGGGGTGCGCCCGGCccccccctgggaccccagcCACCTGCTGCTGCGCGATCTGGAGCCCAGGACCCCCTCAGAGCACCTGGACCTACCCCTGGAGACCCTCCTGGGGGTCCCCCCCCGCACTGTGACCCTGTGCCAGGTCTCTGCGCCCGGCTGGAGATTGCTGCGCCTGCAGGACCCCCTCACCCCCCCAG AGCTGGCGGCGGCGGAGCAGCGGGCGCGGCAGCGGGGGCTGGCGCTGCTGCGGGCGCCGCGGAGCCCCGCGGTGCTGGTGCGGGCAGCAGGGCCGGCGCCGAGCCGGGACCTGCTCGAGCTCTACTTCGAGAACCGGcgcagcggcggcggccgcgtgAGGGACGTGCGGACACTgccgggcgggcgcggggccgtCGTCACCTTCCAGGAGCCAGCAG CCGCAGAGCGGGTGCTGCAGAGGCCACACCGGCTGCAGGACGTGGTGCTGGAGCTCGTCCCCCACTTCcccttcctggagctgctggaggcgAGCACGGACACGGCCCTGGACGCTGTCCCCGCTCCGGACGGGGCCCCTCCTCCTGACGTGGAGCCCCTGCTGGTCAGGGACCCCTTGGTGGACACAGATTGCCCGCCGGACACAGAGGCGTCCTCAGACCCCTCCGCGGCACACACGAACACCCCACCGGACGCAGCGCCGGCAGCGCCAACATCGCCCCCGGGGCCAGGGCAGCCTTCAGCCGCCTTCCCCAGCAGGGACAAGGACACAGAGGGGTTCAGGGCCGTGCCCAGCCAGGCCCAGCCCCCGAGGCCCGTGTCGGTGGTGGTCCCGGAGCCGAcggcggcggcgctggcgcAGGACGAGGCGCTGGTGCCAGCGGAGCCGGGAGCTGTGCGGTACCTGCAGCAGCACTACCAGGACATGCTCAGCAGCGTCTCCGAcgtgtccctgctgccactggaGGGAGGGGACGTCTCTGGGTTCCGG GTGAGTGGGGAGCCGGGCCGGTGCCAGGCCGTGGCGGATTtcctgcagagcctgctggACTCTGTGGCCTCGCACTCCACAACCCTGCGCTTCCCCGGCGTTGCCCGCTTCCTGTGGGACCTGGCCGGGCAgagcctcctccagcagctggagagccGCTTCCAGTGCGTCATCCAGCTGGACGGTGAACCCTGGAGCCCTCCAGATCCCCAG ctggagctggacgAGCTGCTGCCCGCCGTCAGCCACCGGGAGCCCCGGGCACAGTCCTGGCACCAGGACCTGCCTGAGGGCAGCACTGCGTCTGCTGATGGCGATGGTGGTGGCGACGGCTTTCATCCCAGCGCAG ctcctgcagaggagATCAAGAAGGTGCTGTCAGCACTGCGCCCGAGCGACGCCGACGAGCGTGGGAGCCCCGAGCTGTGGCCCGGCACCGTCCCCGGCAACGAGCGGGACCACAACGCTGCCTTCATCTGCGCAGCCGGTGGGGAGGGTGCCGGGGAGCTGCTGTCGGGCACCGGGGCGGAGGACGAGGAGGTGCAGATGGCTCTGGCCATCCAGTACTCCATGGACCGCGCGTGGTGcgagcaggaggagctggagcgtGCCACCGCCCTGTCCCTGCGCTCCTACAGccgggagcaggagcaggagcaggccGAGGAGGACGCCAGGCTCCTGGCCGCGCTGGAGGCCTCGCTGGAGGAGGCGCTGCTGGCGGCCGACGCGGCGTGGGTGACGGTGTTCTGCTCCTTTGAGCGGGACGCGTCGTCGGTGACGCGGGAGCTGGAGCGGGCGCTGGCGGGGCTCCTGCGGACGCGGGACGTGGCGAGCGAGCGGCTGCGGGCGCTGCCGGCCGCCGGCCGCTGCGCGCTGGCCCTGCTGCGGTGCCGGCACGCCGTGCAGCTCAGCCTGCGCGGCGACACCGCCACGCTGCGCGGCTTCGCCGAGTACACGGCGCCTGCCGCCCAAGACCTCGCCTCGCTGCTCCACCACCTGCCGCCGCCGGGGCACGGTGCCACcgctgccaccactgctgctgccactgctgccaccactgctgccactgccgccgctgccgccgcgcATTGGGTGCGCTGGGACCCCTCTGGCACCGCTGTCCCCTACGCCCCCGAGACAGCggcactgctggagcaggcCTGGCTGCGCCAGGAGCGCCGGCTGGATCTGGTGCTGGATGGGCGGCCCTTCACCGTGGATTTGGAGCGCATGGAGGAGTTCGACATcggcagcgcccgcgccgcgcccgTCTGCCGCAGCCAGCCGCCGCTGGACAGCACCTTCTTCCTGCTCG GGCCAGAGCTGgcggggctggaggaggaggtgcGGCTGATGGCGCTGCCTGAGGACTCGGAGGAGTTCGCCGACACGGTGCGGCAGTTCTGCGCGACTCTGGAGGAGCTGCGCGGCCAGATCAGCGTCGtgcag CAGGTGCAGAAGCTGATCCATCCGGTGCTGTACAAGCAGTACCAGCTGAAGAAGGGCAGCGTGAAGCGTGCCTGCGCCGCCGGCACCGCCGTGGAGCGCGTCCTCTTCCACGGCACCACCAAGGCCTCCAGCTGCGAGATCTGCCTGCACGGCTTCAACCGCAGCTTCTGCGGGAAGAACG CCACGCTCTACGGCCGCGGCGTGTACTTCGCGGCGCGCGCGGCCATCTCGGCGCGGGACCGCTACTCGCCCCCCTGCGCCGACGGCACCAAGTTCGTCTTCATGGCCAAGGTGCTGACCGGGGAGTTCGCGGCCGggcggccggggctgggggcacccCCTCTCCGAGAGGGCCGCGGCGTCCCCCAGCGCTACCACAGCGTGGTGGACGACCCCCGGCAGCCCGACATCTTCGTCATCTTCAACGACACCCAGGCCTACCCCCAGTACCTCATCACCTGCCGCAGCCGCCACGGGGGCCCCCTCTGA
- the PARP10 gene encoding protein mono-ADP-ribosyltransferase PARP10 isoform X3: protein MAPCHSPRRSRAPLPSAGRFPRPLARIWGQLRVPASRVGPVVPVYRRHPRRFFRTPPPLPRSVPCPPVTRGAGHARRPATCPPVTRGAHVSRVRPQAPPCGPATRPPRPAWGPSRVPTPVPPPALPLPVLTPFRFRFLAGAEPCSLRMAGGVLEVQGVPPEAPEELLVLYFESRRRSGGGPVQSCQRLGPLLFLTFEDPQDAQNVLAHGSHRLGGAELGVRPAPPWDPSHLLLRDLEPRTPSEHLDLPLETLLGVPPRTVTLCQVSAPGWRLLRLQDPLTPPELAAAEQRARQRGLALLRAPRSPAVLVRAAGPAPSRDLLELYFENRRSGGGRVRDVRTLPGGRGAVVTFQEPAAAERVLQRPHRLQDVVLELVPHFPFLELLEASTDTALDAVPAPDGAPPPDVEPLLVRDPLVDTDCPPDTEASSDPSAAHTNTPPDAAPAAPTSPPGPGQPSAAFPSRDKDTEGFRAVPSQAQPPRPVSVVVPEPTAAALAQDEALVPAEPGAVRYLQQHYQDMLSSVSDVSLLPLEGGDVSGFRVSGEPGRCQAVADFLQSLLDSVASHSTTLRFPGVARFLWDLAGQSLLQQLESRFQCVIQLDGEPWSPPDPQLELDELLPAVSHREPRAQSWHQDLPEGSTASADGDGGGDGFHPSAAPAEEIKKVLSALRPSDADERGSPELWPGTVPGNERDHNAAFICAAGGEGAGELLSGTGAEDEEVQMALAIQYSMDRAWCEQEELERATALSLRSYSREQEQEQAEEDARLLAALEASLEEALLAADAAWVTVFCSFERDASSVTRELERALAGLLRTRDVASERLRALPAAGRCALALLRCRHAVQLSLRGDTATLRGFAEYTAPAAQDLASLLHHLPPPGHGATAATTAAATAATTAATAAAAAAHWVRWDPSGTAVPYAPETAALLEQAWLRQERRLDLVLDGRPFTVDLERMEEFDIGSARAAPVCRSQPPLDSTFFLLGPELAGLEEEVRLMALPEDSEEFADTVRQFCATLEELRGQISVVQYQLKKGSVKRACAAGTAVERVLFHGTTKASSCEICLHGFNRSFCGKNATLYGRGVYFAARAAISARDRYSPPCADGTKFVFMAKVLTGEFAAGRPGLGAPPLREGRGVPQRYHSVVDDPRQPDIFVIFNDTQAYPQYLITCRSRHGGPL from the exons ATGGCGCCGTGTCATTCTCCGCGACGGTCCCGCGCACCGCTGCCGTCCGCGGGGCGCTTTCCGCGTCCCCTCGCCCGCATCTGGGGTCAGCTCCGCGTCCCCGCGTCACGCGTGGGGCCAGTCGTCCCCGTGTACCGCCGCCACCCGAGGCGCTTTTTCCGCACCCCACCGCCACTTCCGCGGTCAGTTCCGTGTCCCCCGGTCACTCGTGGGGCCGGTCACGCACGGCGGCCAGCCACTTGTCCCCCTGTCACCCGTGGGGCACACGTGTCCCGCGTGCGGCCCCAGGCCCCACCCTGCGGGCCGGCCACGCGTCCCCCCCGTCCCGCGTGGGGCCCGTCCCGTGTCCCCACCCCGGTCCCGCCCCCCGCCCTTCCCCTTCCCGTTTTGACCCCGTTTCGGTTTCGGTTCTTGGCCGGGGCGGAGCCTTGCAGCCTCCG GATGGCAGGGGGGGTGCTGGAGGTGCAGGGGGTGCCCCCCGAGGCCCccgaggagctgctggtgctgtacTTCGAGAGCCGGCGGCGCTCGGGCGGGGGGCCCGTGCAGAGCTGCCAGCGCCTTGgccccctcctcttcctcaccttcGAGGACCCCCAGG ACGCTCAGAACGTGTTGGCCCACGGCAGCCACAGGCTTGGGGGGGCCGAGCTGGGGGTGCGCCCGGCccccccctgggaccccagcCACCTGCTGCTGCGCGATCTGGAGCCCAGGACCCCCTCAGAGCACCTGGACCTACCCCTGGAGACCCTCCTGGGGGTCCCCCCCCGCACTGTGACCCTGTGCCAGGTCTCTGCGCCCGGCTGGAGATTGCTGCGCCTGCAGGACCCCCTCACCCCCCCAG AGCTGGCGGCGGCGGAGCAGCGGGCGCGGCAGCGGGGGCTGGCGCTGCTGCGGGCGCCGCGGAGCCCCGCGGTGCTGGTGCGGGCAGCAGGGCCGGCGCCGAGCCGGGACCTGCTCGAGCTCTACTTCGAGAACCGGcgcagcggcggcggccgcgtgAGGGACGTGCGGACACTgccgggcgggcgcggggccgtCGTCACCTTCCAGGAGCCAGCAG CCGCAGAGCGGGTGCTGCAGAGGCCACACCGGCTGCAGGACGTGGTGCTGGAGCTCGTCCCCCACTTCcccttcctggagctgctggaggcgAGCACGGACACGGCCCTGGACGCTGTCCCCGCTCCGGACGGGGCCCCTCCTCCTGACGTGGAGCCCCTGCTGGTCAGGGACCCCTTGGTGGACACAGATTGCCCGCCGGACACAGAGGCGTCCTCAGACCCCTCCGCGGCACACACGAACACCCCACCGGACGCAGCGCCGGCAGCGCCAACATCGCCCCCGGGGCCAGGGCAGCCTTCAGCCGCCTTCCCCAGCAGGGACAAGGACACAGAGGGGTTCAGGGCCGTGCCCAGCCAGGCCCAGCCCCCGAGGCCCGTGTCGGTGGTGGTCCCGGAGCCGAcggcggcggcgctggcgcAGGACGAGGCGCTGGTGCCAGCGGAGCCGGGAGCTGTGCGGTACCTGCAGCAGCACTACCAGGACATGCTCAGCAGCGTCTCCGAcgtgtccctgctgccactggaGGGAGGGGACGTCTCTGGGTTCCGG GTGAGTGGGGAGCCGGGCCGGTGCCAGGCCGTGGCGGATTtcctgcagagcctgctggACTCTGTGGCCTCGCACTCCACAACCCTGCGCTTCCCCGGCGTTGCCCGCTTCCTGTGGGACCTGGCCGGGCAgagcctcctccagcagctggagagccGCTTCCAGTGCGTCATCCAGCTGGACGGTGAACCCTGGAGCCCTCCAGATCCCCAG ctggagctggacgAGCTGCTGCCCGCCGTCAGCCACCGGGAGCCCCGGGCACAGTCCTGGCACCAGGACCTGCCTGAGGGCAGCACTGCGTCTGCTGATGGCGATGGTGGTGGCGACGGCTTTCATCCCAGCGCAG ctcctgcagaggagATCAAGAAGGTGCTGTCAGCACTGCGCCCGAGCGACGCCGACGAGCGTGGGAGCCCCGAGCTGTGGCCCGGCACCGTCCCCGGCAACGAGCGGGACCACAACGCTGCCTTCATCTGCGCAGCCGGTGGGGAGGGTGCCGGGGAGCTGCTGTCGGGCACCGGGGCGGAGGACGAGGAGGTGCAGATGGCTCTGGCCATCCAGTACTCCATGGACCGCGCGTGGTGcgagcaggaggagctggagcgtGCCACCGCCCTGTCCCTGCGCTCCTACAGccgggagcaggagcaggagcaggccGAGGAGGACGCCAGGCTCCTGGCCGCGCTGGAGGCCTCGCTGGAGGAGGCGCTGCTGGCGGCCGACGCGGCGTGGGTGACGGTGTTCTGCTCCTTTGAGCGGGACGCGTCGTCGGTGACGCGGGAGCTGGAGCGGGCGCTGGCGGGGCTCCTGCGGACGCGGGACGTGGCGAGCGAGCGGCTGCGGGCGCTGCCGGCCGCCGGCCGCTGCGCGCTGGCCCTGCTGCGGTGCCGGCACGCCGTGCAGCTCAGCCTGCGCGGCGACACCGCCACGCTGCGCGGCTTCGCCGAGTACACGGCGCCTGCCGCCCAAGACCTCGCCTCGCTGCTCCACCACCTGCCGCCGCCGGGGCACGGTGCCACcgctgccaccactgctgctgccactgctgccaccactgctgccactgccgccgctgccgccgcgcATTGGGTGCGCTGGGACCCCTCTGGCACCGCTGTCCCCTACGCCCCCGAGACAGCggcactgctggagcaggcCTGGCTGCGCCAGGAGCGCCGGCTGGATCTGGTGCTGGATGGGCGGCCCTTCACCGTGGATTTGGAGCGCATGGAGGAGTTCGACATcggcagcgcccgcgccgcgcccgTCTGCCGCAGCCAGCCGCCGCTGGACAGCACCTTCTTCCTGCTCG GGCCAGAGCTGgcggggctggaggaggaggtgcGGCTGATGGCGCTGCCTGAGGACTCGGAGGAGTTCGCCGACACGGTGCGGCAGTTCTGCGCGACTCTGGAGGAGCTGCGCGGCCAGATCAGCGTCGtgcag TACCAGCTGAAGAAGGGCAGCGTGAAGCGTGCCTGCGCCGCCGGCACCGCCGTGGAGCGCGTCCTCTTCCACGGCACCACCAAGGCCTCCAGCTGCGAGATCTGCCTGCACGGCTTCAACCGCAGCTTCTGCGGGAAGAACG CCACGCTCTACGGCCGCGGCGTGTACTTCGCGGCGCGCGCGGCCATCTCGGCGCGGGACCGCTACTCGCCCCCCTGCGCCGACGGCACCAAGTTCGTCTTCATGGCCAAGGTGCTGACCGGGGAGTTCGCGGCCGggcggccggggctgggggcacccCCTCTCCGAGAGGGCCGCGGCGTCCCCCAGCGCTACCACAGCGTGGTGGACGACCCCCGGCAGCCCGACATCTTCGTCATCTTCAACGACACCCAGGCCTACCCCCAGTACCTCATCACCTGCCGCAGCCGCCACGGGGGCCCCCTCTGA